One window from the genome of Cryptomeria japonica chromosome 6, Sugi_1.0, whole genome shotgun sequence encodes:
- the LOC131876718 gene encoding transcription termination factor MTERF4, chloroplastic-like has product MTTKLFSLCRNLFLKTPSHFRFNFSNLAQNDVSNSNAPSENLFVHFVTTRFNISSADTTKMLKKDPSLGRLKTLDKVEQLADMLNRHGCTQDQIANIIRLQPSLMMTSVERLLEPKIQLLKDLGVGRENIPKIVSKYPNILGSKLETLRTNLKFLKTVFPTNDFLVRAIMRSPYIIGLNLQKVLKPSVAFWKGFGFHGIEFIKFLLINPWVLMRSSLTPEQLDLIRKIGIQKESKMYKYIVSIVARSRIEGLEAKIKILQLCGLSPEEVWGLVRANPVVLTKSEESIKTKMEFMLNHMGLSVEFVAKHPRMFTMSLDKVMRPRFLVLQNMIAMNGAGEVNTTRLCTMLMMTEAKFVVRIIERHPESAALSTVYKNAIADVSKPSKIKMFSVS; this is encoded by the coding sequence ATGACCACCAAACTATTCTCCCTGTGCCGCAATCTGTTTCTCAAAACGCCATCCCATTTTCGCTTTAATTTCTCTAATCTTGCACAGAATGATGTTAGCAACAGCAACGCCCCTTCAGAAAATCTCTTCGTGCACTTCGTTACCACAAGATTTAACATATCTTCAGCCGACACCACAAAAATGTTGAAAAAGGACCCCTCATTGGGGCGGCTCAAAACCCTGGATAAGGTTGAACAGCTCGCGGACATGCTCAACAGACACGGCTGCACCCAAGATCAAATTGCAAACATTATCAGATTGCAGCCATCGCTAATGATGACAAGTGTGGAAAGATTGTTGGAGCCCAAGATTCAATTGCTAAAAGATTTGGGCGTGGGGAGGGAAAATATACCCAAAATTGTATCTAAGTACCCGAATATCTTGGGCTCTAAGCTGGAAACCCTCCGCACCAATCTTAAATTTCTCAAGACTGTATTCCCGACCAATGATTTTCTGGTCAGAGCAATTATGAGAAGCCCCTATATTATTGGACTGAACTTGCAGAAGGTTTTGAAACCCTCGGTTGCCTTTTGGAAGGGTTTCGGTTTTCATGGAATAGAGTTCATCAAGTTTTTGTTGATAAATCCTTGGGTTTTGATGCGCAGTTCTCTGACGCCCGAGCAACTTGATCTCATTCGCAAAATTGGCATTCAAAAGGAAAGCAaaatgtacaaatacattgtgAGCATCGTGGCCAGGAGCCGTATCGAAGGGTTAGAGGCCAAGATAAAGATTCTTCAGCTTTGCGGCCTCTCGCCTGAAGAAGTCTGGGGATTAGTTAGGGCTAACCCTGTAGTACTCACAAAGTCGGAGGAAAGTATTAAGACAAAGATGGAGTTTATGCTCAATCACATGGGACTCTCTGTAGAATTTGTGGCAAAGCATCCACGCATGTTTACAATGAGTTTGGACAAGGTAATGAGGCCCAGGTTTTTGGTTTTGCAGAATATGATAGCAATGAATGGTGCAGGGGAGGTTAATACGACGCGACTTTGTACTATGTTGATGATGACCGAGGCCAAGTTTGTCGTCCGGATCATAGAAAGGCACCCTGAATCCGCTGCTCTGTCGACTGTTTATAAAAATGCCATTGCTGATGTCTCAAAACCCTCAAAGATAAAGATGTTTTCAGTTTCTTag